A part of Aspergillus oryzae RIB40 DNA, chromosome 7 genomic DNA contains:
- a CDS encoding uncharacterized protein (predicted protein): MFGWCSSLALPFDDQTQTQSWRLSNQIDRLTIVIGFPSVSSEPDRERRAPSGPTPLDFPAYKLPDATDDDPEASLRQVHDILASIRRPQDITLDKFKALNLKVEAGLSASCIVRKDGPDFFPPLPWEDTSPNSSPLTEDGSPILMENGNPYPPKERFNMLKNELLLENDDAFREVARLTPREGRQRVRVTHARKFWTGLERMAQYWDTSLDNYFERPATPKQAAEDESGDKMQTDNVSCESQQKSETHMDIDNPPKPAAPENNVTTQEDGEPESIAMYTGRRIGAGHEMPEDIREETIRAFTEMAAWPFGCQVALPMLPPRLSLRTLLFPVRQTFAAARSPKDRQLARSGVMEGPVFAAQCRSETCFRAPGDVPGTGFGEICDLFREVGGMLLAAQERARQGMQEVRPGEGKWWTTTPRWGGAPNDAVGDSGNFTNGEEKSVSDNGSSRKRSKYEHPFLASRRPGSSRKLSNSEKWKIVQPGPGLWDKRMRYIQIGKDLDSPFDDIYMLSSINHHISILHLRVHRRYIDIITSGESCFPSDSDATGQPWHALQLRRTKWYDLFDAEERLEVFKGSESLFLLPGY; the protein is encoded by the exons ATGTTCGGATGGTGTAGTTCGCTGG CGCTCCCTTTTGATGAccaaacacaaacacaatcATGGCGTTTGTCCAATCAAATTGATAGGCTAACTATTGTAATAGGCTTCCCTTCAGTGAGCTCAGAACCTGACAGGGAGCGGCGGGCTCCATCGGGCCCGACACCTCTAGACTTCCCAGCGTATAAGCTCCCGGATGccacagatgatgatccgGAGGCCTCTTTGCGGCAGGTGCATGATATTCTAGCATCCATCAGAAGGCCACAAGATATCACGCTCGACAAGTTCAAAGCTCTCAATCTGAAGGTGGAAGCAGGTCTTTCTGCTTCATGTATTGTCCGTAAGGATGGGCcagatttctttcctcctttaCCTTGGGAGGACACTTCACCCAATTCGTCCCCGTTGACCGAAGATGGTTCCCCGATCTTAATGGAAAATGGGAATCCCTACCCACCAAAAGAGCGATTTAATATGCTGAAGAATGAGCTACTTCTGGAAAACGACGATGCGTTTCGAGAGGTGGCACGGTTAACCCCCCGCGAGGGACGTCAAAGGGTCAGGGTGACCCATGCGCGAAAATTCTGGACGGGCCTAGAACGAATGGCCCAATACTGGGACACGAGCTTGGATAACTATTTTGAACGTCCTGCAACTCCCAAACAGGCGGCTGAAGACGAGTCAGGGGACAAAATGCAGACGGACAATGTGTCATGCGAGTCCCAGCAAAAATCGGAAACACATATGGATATTGACAATCCACCAAAACCAGCAGCTCCCGAAAACAATGTGACTACCCAGGAGGACGGTGAGCCTGAGTCAATAGCAATGTACACGGGCCGCCGTATTGGTGCTGGTCATGAAATGCCGGAGGATATCCGCGAAGAGACTATTAGGGCATTTACCGAGATGGCAGCCTGGCCTTTTGGGTGCCAAGTTGCCCTTCCCATGCTGCCTCCGAGACTATCCCTTCGAACATTGTTATTCCCTGTTCGCCAGACGTTTGCGGCTGCCCGATCGCCTAAAGATCGACAGCTAGCACGAAGCGGTGTCATGGAAGGACCCGTCTTTGCCGCCCAGTGCCGATCTGAAACGTGTTTCCGAGCGCCGGGGGATGTCCCTGGTACGGGATTTGGTGAGATATGTGATTTGTTTCGTGAGGTCGGCGGCATGCTCCTAGCTGCCCAGGAACGAGCACGACAAGGAATGCAAGAAGTAAGACCTGGCGAGGGAAAATGGTGGACAACGACGCCGCGATGGGGTGGTGCACCCAATGATGCAGTGGGTGATAGTGGCAATTTCACCAATGGTGAGGAGAAATCAGTGTCGGACAATGGGAGCTCTCGCAAGCGCTCCAAGTACGAGCATCCCTTCTTAGCATCCCGTCGACCTGGTTCCTCGCGGAAGCTGAGCAACAGCGAAAAGTGGAAAATCGTTCAGCCAGGCCCTGGACTTTGGGACAAGCGAATGAGATATATACAAATTGGAAAGGACCTAGACAGCCCGTTTGACGAT ATATATATGCTCTCCTCTATCAACCATCATATCTCTATCCTTCACTTACGCGTCCATCGCCGATACATCGATATCATAACATCAGGGGAGAGCTGTTTCCCTTCTGACTCCGATGCTACAGGACAACCGTGGCATGCGCTACAGCTGCGGCGAACGAAATGGTACGATTTATTCGATGCTGAGGAGCGGCTTGAAGTGTTCAAGGGG AGCGAGTCATTATTCCTACTGCCTGGCTACTGA
- the clcA gene encoding putative C6 finger domain protein (predicted protein): MSHTPAPYDSSYYQSQAYGIRQRKAARAQQACDQCRARKAKCDEGRPSCSHCKENNLNCVYKEVPPHKQEKATQLLLDRLQSFQDAILDRFDRLDQLNTEHGNNFNSILAKIDAKSASKEPRKPAVPQLAKKDIIDIQESKAKDENIATMQEQIPEPSETTTEQVVPSGEDAYNSGPQIAVVAFNSESSSSKRI, from the exons ATGTCTCATACACCAGCCCCGTATGATTCTAGCTACTACCAAAGCCAAGCCTATGGCATTCGCCAGCGCAAGGCCGCACGAGCACAGCAG GCTTGCGATCAATGCCGAGCGAGGAAAGCAAAGTGCGATGAAGGTCGACCGTCATGTAGTCATTGCAAGGAAAACAACTTGAACTGCGTTTACAAAGAAGTCCCTCCGCACAA acaagaaaaggcgACCCAGCTCTTATTAGATCGATTGCAGTCATTCCAAGACGCTATATTAGACAGATTCGATCGTTTAGACCAGCTAAATACGGAGCACGGGAACAATTTCAACTCCATCCTGGCGAAGATAGACGCCAAGTCCGCATCTAAGGAACCACGGAAACCGGCAGTCCCGCAATTGGCAAAGAAGGACATAATCGATATCCAGGAATCAAAAgccaaggatgagaatattgCTACAATGCAGGAGCAGATACCAGAACCAAGTGAAACGACCACAGAGCAAGTTGTTCCTTCtggtgaggatg CATACAACAGCGGCCCACAAATTGCTGTTGTGGCCTTCAATTCGgaatcttcttcgtccaagAGAATATGA